From Granulicella sp. WH15, the proteins below share one genomic window:
- a CDS encoding inositol-3-phosphate synthase — protein sequence MSSTGAANHAAASIKPHTGKLGVMIPGMGAVATTLIAGVEAVRRGFAKPFGSMTQMGTIRLGKRTDDRTPLIKNFLDLAPLEDLVFTGWDIFGGNLYDAAKTAAVLDRDQLESMKEFLQSIEPMPAAFDQRWVKRLDPKVQKVGKNKCDLANQIRNDIAEFKTKTDRQVMIWCGSTEIYIEPKPVHQTLEAFEKGLVDDDPDISPSMLYAWAALKEGIPFANGAPNLTVDIPALQELSKKMGAPICGKDFKTGQTFIKTVLAPGFKVRQLGVAGWYSTNILGNRDGEVLDDPDNFKTKEVSKLGVLEHIFQPEKNPELYGDIFHKVRINYYPPRGDNKEGWDNIDIFGWLGYPMQIKVDFLCRDSILAAPLALDLVLYMDLAARTDILKGLGIQEWLSFYFKDPDTAPGVYPEHDIFIQNMKLKNTLRYIMGEELITHLGLDYYGEE from the coding sequence ATGTCCAGCACCGGAGCCGCGAACCACGCCGCGGCCAGCATCAAGCCTCACACAGGTAAGCTCGGCGTCATGATTCCCGGCATGGGAGCAGTCGCCACCACACTCATCGCCGGCGTAGAGGCCGTCCGCCGCGGTTTCGCCAAGCCCTTCGGTTCCATGACTCAGATGGGAACCATCCGCCTCGGCAAGCGTACTGACGACCGTACGCCCCTCATCAAGAACTTCCTCGATCTCGCGCCGCTCGAAGACCTCGTCTTCACCGGTTGGGATATCTTCGGCGGCAACCTGTACGACGCGGCCAAGACCGCTGCCGTGCTCGACCGCGACCAGCTCGAGAGCATGAAGGAGTTCCTCCAGTCCATCGAGCCCATGCCTGCGGCCTTCGACCAGCGCTGGGTCAAGCGCCTCGACCCCAAGGTGCAGAAGGTCGGCAAGAACAAGTGCGATCTGGCCAACCAGATCCGCAACGATATCGCCGAGTTCAAGACCAAGACCGACCGCCAGGTCATGATCTGGTGCGGCTCCACCGAGATCTACATCGAGCCCAAGCCGGTCCACCAGACCCTCGAGGCCTTCGAGAAGGGTCTCGTCGACGACGATCCGGATATCTCCCCGTCGATGCTCTACGCCTGGGCCGCGCTCAAGGAGGGCATCCCCTTCGCCAACGGCGCGCCCAACCTGACCGTGGACATCCCCGCTCTGCAGGAGCTCTCGAAGAAGATGGGCGCTCCGATCTGCGGTAAGGACTTCAAGACCGGCCAGACCTTCATCAAGACGGTTCTCGCGCCCGGTTTCAAGGTCCGCCAGCTCGGCGTCGCCGGATGGTACTCCACCAACATCCTCGGCAACCGCGATGGCGAAGTGCTGGACGATCCCGATAACTTCAAGACGAAGGAAGTCTCGAAGCTCGGTGTGCTCGAGCACATCTTCCAGCCCGAGAAGAACCCCGAACTCTACGGCGATATCTTCCATAAGGTGCGGATTAACTACTACCCGCCTCGTGGTGATAACAAAGAGGGTTGGGACAACATCGATATCTTCGGATGGCTCGGTTACCCGATGCAGATCAAGGTAGACTTCCTCTGCCGCGACTCCATTCTGGCTGCGCCGCTCGCGCTCGACCTGGTTCTTTACATGGACCTCGCCGCCCGCACGGACATCCTCAAGGGCCTCGGTATCCAGGAATGGCTCAGCTTCTACTTCAAGGACCCCGATACCGCGCCCGGCGTCTACCCCGAGCACGATATCTTCATCCAGAACATGAAGCTCAAGAACACCCTGCGCTACATCATGGGCGAAGAGCTAATCACCCACCTCGGCCTGGACTACTACGGCGAGGAGTAA
- a CDS encoding DedA family protein, whose product MSEKIFTILVGLIASGGYASVFILMAIQSACVPIPSEVVMPLAGYALAHSQWELVILATVASIASNVGSAIAYWIGARGGRPMVERFGGYVLLSRRDLDRVEHFFAKYGSLAVLIGRMLPIVRTFIALPAGVAKMNQLRFHIYTFIGSWPWCYALAYVGMRLGDTFNTNPQFKEIFHRFHLGVEVFLVAGFVWFISSHWKNRIRTEA is encoded by the coding sequence ATGTCCGAAAAAATCTTCACCATACTCGTCGGCCTTATCGCCAGCGGCGGCTACGCCAGTGTCTTCATCCTCATGGCCATCCAGTCCGCCTGCGTCCCCATCCCGTCCGAGGTCGTCATGCCGCTCGCCGGTTACGCCCTCGCTCACAGCCAGTGGGAGCTGGTCATCCTGGCCACCGTCGCTTCCATTGCCAGCAACGTAGGCTCTGCCATCGCCTACTGGATCGGCGCCCGCGGCGGCCGCCCCATGGTCGAGCGCTTCGGCGGCTACGTGCTCCTCAGCCGTCGCGACCTCGACCGTGTCGAGCACTTCTTTGCCAAGTACGGCTCGCTCGCAGTCCTCATCGGCCGTATGCTGCCCATCGTCCGCACGTTCATCGCGCTGCCCGCGGGCGTCGCCAAGATGAACCAGCTCCGCTTCCACATCTACACCTTCATCGGCTCCTGGCCCTGGTGCTACGCGCTGGCTTACGTGGGTATGCGCCTGGGCGACACCTTCAACACCAACCCACAGTTCAAGGAAATCTTCCACCGCTTTCACCTGGGTGTGGAGGTCTTTCTGGTCGCAGGGTTCGTCTGGTTCATCTCCTCTCACTGGAAGAACCGCATCCGCACTGAAGCCTAG
- the yihA gene encoding ribosome biogenesis GTP-binding protein YihA/YsxC, translated as MRLTPVFLLSATDAAHFPGETKTYGAPEIAFLGRSNVGKSSLINALLGSKQAHTSSTPGRTRAINFFALHEGAGDKKKQRPTMIFADLPGYGYAKISKAISAEWPKFIEPYLAERETLALAVCLVDTNIPPQANDTVLIRYLQEMGKPYLVVGTKADRLSGNVLAKSVAALKKAHGVEEILVVSSKTEAGTGVLWQALRAVLGAV; from the coding sequence ATGCGCCTGACTCCAGTATTTCTTCTCTCCGCCACCGACGCCGCGCACTTCCCTGGGGAGACCAAGACCTATGGGGCTCCGGAGATTGCCTTCCTCGGGCGCTCGAACGTCGGTAAGTCTTCCCTTATCAATGCTTTGCTGGGATCGAAGCAGGCGCACACCTCCTCGACGCCGGGACGGACGCGCGCCATCAACTTCTTCGCGCTGCACGAGGGCGCGGGCGATAAGAAGAAGCAGCGACCGACGATGATCTTCGCCGACCTGCCGGGATACGGGTACGCCAAGATCTCGAAGGCTATATCGGCGGAGTGGCCGAAGTTTATCGAGCCTTATCTGGCTGAGCGCGAGACGCTGGCGCTGGCGGTCTGCCTGGTGGATACGAACATTCCTCCGCAGGCGAACGATACGGTTTTGATCCGGTATTTGCAGGAGATGGGTAAGCCTTATCTTGTGGTGGGAACGAAGGCTGACCGGCTCTCGGGCAATGTGCTGGCAAAGTCGGTGGCTGCGCTGAAGAAGGCGCATGGGGTGGAGGAGATTCTGGTGGTGTCGTCAAAGACCGAGGCTGGCACCGGGGTTCTGTGGCAGGCACTTCGTGCCGTTCTCGGGGCGGTATAG
- a CDS encoding M14 metallopeptidase family protein: protein MLPAFSFAQTAPKITTPKEFFGFNMGDDYHMASYTQAEAYWKKLATESNRMKLVEIGKTEEGRPQYMAIVSSPENLKKLDYYKSISQKLAHAEISEEEAHKLAQEGKAIVWVDGGLHATETVGSQQLIEIVYQMLSRTDPETMRLLNDDIALYTFANPDGMELVANWYMREKDETKRSYDLLPRLYAKYVGHDDNRDSLTSNMAETANMNRQLFIEWNPQLMYNHHQSGPAGEVIYIPPLRDPVNHNLDPLVTLGIEQVGVALHERLVSQDKGGSGMRTQANYDGWWDGGMRNTTTFHNTIALLTEIIGNPTPIQIPLIPERQLYISDRPLPVAPQTWHYRQSIDYCMETDRAMLDYASRRREIVLWNFYKMGRNSIERGSKDYWTITPKRIDALEAAGKVDAASKSAPDARGRVTLEPSDTVVPSGLYESVLHDPNFRDPRGYIISADQPDFPTATKFVNMLLKNGLDVHQATASFTVAGKTYPAGSYVVKTAQAFRPMVREMFEPQDHPHDVKYPGGPPITPYDIAGWTLAMQMGVQYDKIQDGFDGPFKLLDKTMQPYVGGGIVGPANPAGYLVSHRVNNSVILQNRLLKAGADVFWLKSSVTQGKDDLNSGTLWVPASGTATPILEKNAKELGLTIYAVPTAPTGEAYKLKPLRIAIYDQFGGILPAGWTRWLFERFEFPFEMVYPQTLDKGDLKSKYDVIIFTDGAFRRGLAGRGNGGQGAKLPDDIPAEFQGWTGRITEATTFPQIKAFLNDGGSIVTVGSSTVMAEILGLPISNYLVERAPGAPERPLAREKFFIPGSLMEANIDNTVPLAYGMPDKVNFFFDSSPIFRLAPNASSKHTYAAAWFSKPQTLTSGWAWGQEYLNGGTAAVAGKLGKGNVIVLGPEVSFRGEPHGTFKLLFNGVMYGGLEPTTLGK from the coding sequence CCAAGGAGTTCTTCGGCTTCAACATGGGCGACGACTACCACATGGCCTCCTACACCCAGGCCGAGGCCTACTGGAAGAAGCTGGCCACCGAGTCCAACCGCATGAAGCTGGTCGAGATCGGCAAGACCGAGGAGGGCCGCCCTCAGTACATGGCCATCGTCAGCTCGCCCGAGAACCTGAAGAAGCTCGACTACTACAAGTCCATCTCGCAGAAGCTCGCGCACGCCGAGATCTCCGAGGAGGAAGCCCACAAGCTCGCTCAGGAGGGCAAGGCCATCGTCTGGGTCGACGGCGGCCTGCATGCCACCGAGACCGTTGGCTCGCAGCAACTGATCGAGATCGTCTACCAGATGCTCAGCCGCACCGATCCCGAGACCATGCGCCTGCTCAACGACGACATCGCCCTCTACACCTTCGCCAATCCCGACGGCATGGAGCTGGTCGCCAACTGGTACATGCGCGAGAAGGACGAGACCAAGCGCTCCTACGACCTGCTGCCGCGCCTCTACGCCAAGTACGTCGGCCACGACGACAACCGCGACTCGCTCACCTCCAACATGGCCGAGACCGCCAACATGAACCGCCAGCTCTTCATCGAGTGGAACCCGCAGCTCATGTACAACCACCACCAGTCCGGCCCGGCTGGCGAGGTCATCTACATCCCGCCGCTGCGCGACCCCGTCAATCACAACCTCGACCCCCTGGTCACTCTCGGCATCGAGCAGGTCGGCGTGGCCCTGCACGAGCGCCTGGTCTCGCAGGATAAGGGCGGCTCCGGCATGCGCACCCAGGCCAACTACGACGGCTGGTGGGACGGCGGAATGCGCAACACCACCACCTTCCACAACACCATCGCGCTGCTCACCGAGATCATCGGCAACCCCACTCCGATCCAGATTCCGCTCATCCCCGAGCGCCAGCTTTACATCAGCGATCGCCCCCTGCCCGTAGCGCCGCAGACCTGGCACTATCGCCAGTCCATCGACTACTGCATGGAGACCGACCGCGCCATGCTCGACTATGCCTCGCGCAGACGAGAGATCGTGCTCTGGAACTTCTACAAGATGGGCCGCAACTCCATCGAGCGCGGCAGCAAGGACTACTGGACCATCACGCCCAAACGCATCGACGCGCTCGAAGCCGCGGGCAAGGTGGACGCGGCCTCGAAGTCGGCCCCGGATGCGCGCGGCCGAGTCACACTGGAGCCGAGCGACACCGTCGTCCCCAGCGGCCTCTACGAGTCTGTCCTGCATGACCCCAACTTCCGTGATCCGCGCGGCTACATCATCTCCGCCGATCAGCCCGACTTCCCAACCGCGACCAAGTTCGTCAACATGCTGCTGAAGAACGGCCTCGACGTCCATCAGGCCACGGCCTCGTTCACGGTAGCGGGCAAGACCTACCCGGCTGGTTCCTACGTGGTCAAGACCGCGCAGGCCTTCCGCCCCATGGTCCGCGAGATGTTCGAGCCGCAGGACCACCCACACGACGTCAAGTACCCCGGCGGTCCGCCCATTACCCCATATGACATCGCGGGCTGGACGCTCGCCATGCAGATGGGCGTGCAGTACGACAAGATCCAGGACGGCTTCGACGGCCCCTTCAAGCTGCTCGACAAGACAATGCAGCCCTACGTTGGCGGCGGCATCGTAGGCCCGGCGAACCCTGCGGGCTACCTCGTCAGTCACCGCGTCAACAACAGCGTCATCCTGCAAAACCGCCTACTCAAAGCCGGTGCCGACGTCTTCTGGCTGAAGTCTTCTGTTACCCAAGGCAAGGATGACCTGAACTCCGGCACGCTCTGGGTTCCGGCTTCGGGAACGGCCACGCCCATCCTCGAAAAGAACGCCAAAGAACTTGGCCTCACCATCTATGCTGTCCCCACCGCGCCCACGGGTGAGGCCTACAAGCTCAAGCCCCTCCGCATCGCCATCTACGATCAGTTCGGCGGCATCCTGCCCGCAGGCTGGACCCGCTGGCTCTTCGAGCGCTTCGAGTTTCCCTTCGAGATGGTCTACCCGCAGACGCTCGACAAGGGCGACCTGAAGAGCAAGTACGACGTCATTATCTTCACCGACGGAGCCTTCCGCCGCGGCCTCGCAGGACGCGGCAACGGCGGACAGGGAGCCAAGCTGCCCGACGACATTCCCGCCGAGTTCCAGGGCTGGACGGGCCGCATCACCGAGGCCACCACCTTCCCGCAGATCAAGGCATTCCTCAACGACGGAGGCTCCATCGTCACGGTGGGCAGTTCCACGGTGATGGCAGAGATCCTCGGCCTGCCCATCTCGAACTACCTCGTCGAGCGCGCCCCCGGAGCGCCGGAGCGACCACTCGCCCGCGAGAAGTTCTTCATCCCCGGCTCTCTCATGGAGGCCAACATCGACAACACGGTGCCCCTGGCCTACGGGATGCCGGACAAGGTGAACTTCTTCTTCGACAGCAGCCCCATCTTCCGGCTCGCGCCGAACGCGTCCTCAAAGCACACCTACGCGGCGGCCTGGTTCTCCAAGCCCCAGACGCTGACCAGCGGCTGGGCCTGGGGGCAGGAGTACCTGAACGGGGGAACAGCAGCGGTTGCGGGCAAGCTAGGCAAGGGCAACGTCATCGTCCTGGGGCCGGAGGTCTCGTTCCGAGGCGAGCCTCACGGCACCTTCAAGCTGCTCTTCAACGGCGTCATGTACGGAGGCTTGGAGCCAACCACGTTAGGGAAGTAG
- a CDS encoding Ig-like domain repeat protein, which translates to MGTQSCIYPTSLLRALLSVAFLATALALVANAQTAQQALAVPLLLPSALAYDARGNLYFTETANHDVRCVDTSGVLTTVAGTGVQGFEGDGGAATSALLDSPAGLAITSSGTLYIADTHNHRIRRVDGVTRAITTYAGTGTASFSGDGSLATAATLNLPTALALDSSGNLFVADTQNHRIRRIDAVSGIITTVAGDGTQGFAGSSLDSPSGLAVSSSGDLFLADTHNHRILRLDHLTGSITTLAGNGLPGFSGDGASAAAATLALPHGLSVDAAGNLYLSDSSNHRIRRVDASTGLITTVAGDGTQGFTGDGTSALTASLDSPRAVGLSSGALVTLADSANQRVRQLDASGEIRTVAGLSTAASSVLTLSAPSGVVYGSGAVTASLADSTATGSITLFDTTVSLGTEPLTQGSASFSTNTLSATSHHLSASYTGDATHSATTSAPLVLTISPAPLRATPAAVSVSYGAPIPTLTGTLTGLLAQDSTAVTVAYSTSAAQLSPVGSYPITAALSGTSAGNYALTTAPASMTITQAPATVTISLGSATIAAGSQSTVSAKVVSSTSGVPTGAITLLDGGKAIATATLAGGSASFAPQTFVSGSHTLSASYAGDGNFLAASSAPVVETVGAAPASDFSLVSTGPSSVAVPAGNPASFAFSVATTGPALSSPILLSVSGLPPGATASFNPAYLPPGSFPASFQLTIQTVTLAMRYTIGGTIALALLLFVGPRRRRRAVLMGLVLTLTACGDRVNQGDATRAVKSYAMTVTGTATAPDGSTLVHTTTVMLNLQ; encoded by the coding sequence ATGGGGACCCAGAGCTGTATCTACCCCACAAGTCTTCTGCGCGCGCTGCTGTCCGTCGCCTTCCTCGCGACGGCACTGGCTTTGGTCGCCAATGCCCAAACAGCGCAGCAGGCACTCGCAGTGCCTCTGCTGCTGCCCAGCGCCTTGGCCTACGACGCGCGGGGCAACCTCTACTTCACCGAGACAGCCAATCACGATGTTCGCTGCGTCGATACCTCCGGCGTCCTGACGACCGTGGCGGGCACAGGCGTGCAGGGCTTCGAGGGCGATGGCGGCGCGGCGACCTCGGCTCTGCTGGACTCGCCCGCCGGGCTGGCGATCACATCGAGCGGCACCCTCTACATCGCCGACACGCACAATCACCGCATTCGCCGCGTCGATGGCGTTACGAGGGCAATCACGACGTACGCCGGAACGGGCACCGCCAGCTTCTCCGGCGACGGATCGCTGGCCACCGCCGCCACGCTCAACCTGCCCACGGCCCTCGCGCTCGACAGCTCCGGCAACCTCTTCGTGGCGGATACCCAGAACCACCGCATCCGCCGCATCGACGCGGTCTCGGGGATCATCACGACGGTAGCGGGCGACGGCACCCAGGGCTTTGCCGGTAGCTCGCTGGACAGCCCCTCCGGGTTGGCCGTCTCCTCGTCGGGCGACCTCTTTCTGGCAGACACGCACAACCACCGCATCCTTCGTCTCGACCACCTGACCGGCTCGATTACCACGTTGGCCGGGAACGGCCTGCCCGGCTTCTCCGGCGACGGAGCTTCCGCCGCTGCGGCCACGCTGGCTCTGCCGCACGGCCTGAGCGTCGATGCCGCCGGAAACCTCTACCTCTCCGATTCCAGCAACCACCGCATCCGCCGCGTGGACGCCAGTACCGGCCTCATCACGACGGTAGCGGGGGATGGCACCCAGGGCTTCACCGGCGATGGAACCTCGGCCCTTACTGCTTCACTCGACTCCCCCCGCGCCGTCGGGCTTTCGTCCGGCGCGCTGGTCACGCTGGCCGATTCGGCTAACCAGCGTGTCCGCCAGCTCGACGCATCTGGCGAGATCCGTACGGTCGCCGGGTTGAGCACCGCTGCGAGCAGCGTCCTGACGCTTTCTGCTCCATCTGGAGTTGTGTATGGCAGCGGCGCAGTGACGGCGAGCCTTGCGGACAGCACCGCCACCGGTTCCATCACTCTCTTTGACACCACCGTCTCCCTTGGAACCGAGCCGCTCACGCAGGGCAGCGCCAGCTTTTCAACGAACACCCTATCAGCCACCAGCCATCACCTGAGCGCGAGCTACACAGGCGACGCCACTCACTCCGCTACTACCTCCGCGCCGCTCGTGCTGACGATCTCGCCCGCTCCGCTGCGGGCTACACCGGCCGCAGTGTCGGTCTCCTATGGAGCGCCGATCCCCACGCTGACCGGGACTCTGACAGGGCTGCTGGCGCAGGACTCCACCGCCGTAACCGTCGCCTATTCCACCTCGGCGGCGCAGCTCTCGCCTGTAGGAAGCTACCCCATCACGGCTGCTTTGTCTGGGACGTCGGCGGGGAACTATGCCCTGACCACGGCTCCAGCTTCAATGACGATCACTCAGGCTCCAGCCACGGTTACGATCAGCCTGGGGAGCGCGACTATTGCCGCTGGAAGTCAGTCGACGGTCTCGGCGAAGGTTGTATCGAGCACGTCGGGCGTCCCTACCGGCGCTATCACTCTACTTGACGGCGGGAAGGCCATTGCGACGGCGACGCTCGCGGGTGGGAGTGCCAGCTTTGCGCCACAGACGTTTGTCTCCGGCAGCCACACGCTCTCGGCGAGCTACGCGGGGGATGGCAACTTCCTTGCCGCGTCCAGCGCGCCTGTGGTGGAGACGGTGGGGGCAGCACCGGCTTCGGACTTCTCACTGGTCTCGACCGGTCCGTCGAGCGTCGCGGTCCCGGCTGGGAATCCAGCCAGCTTTGCCTTCTCGGTTGCAACCACCGGCCCCGCGCTCTCCAGCCCAATCCTGCTGAGCGTGAGCGGCCTGCCGCCCGGAGCTACGGCGAGCTTCAATCCGGCGTATCTGCCGCCGGGGAGCTTTCCTGCCAGCTTCCAACTGACGATCCAGACGGTGACCCTTGCGATGCGGTACACGATTGGGGGCACGATTGCCCTGGCATTGCTGCT
- a CDS encoding heme-degrading domain-containing protein: protein MGLAEDIERMKVQEAKLQFAEFGAETAWTIGSKLRDRSIALGAGMTFEIQVAGRMLFAVAMNGAAQGQEDWIRRKRNTVMRFGRSSYHVGRQLVLDGTTLEERQGLKLADYAAHGGGFPVVLRGTGLVGTVVASGLPQRDDHEMVVAVLAEVLGVTGVALD, encoded by the coding sequence ATGGGGTTGGCGGAAGATATCGAACGGATGAAGGTGCAGGAGGCGAAGCTCCAGTTTGCGGAGTTTGGCGCGGAGACAGCTTGGACGATCGGGAGCAAGCTAAGAGATCGGTCGATTGCTCTCGGCGCGGGGATGACCTTCGAGATTCAGGTGGCGGGGCGAATGTTGTTTGCCGTCGCCATGAATGGGGCCGCGCAGGGGCAGGAGGATTGGATTCGGCGGAAGAGGAATACGGTGATGCGGTTTGGGCGGTCGTCGTACCATGTGGGGCGGCAGTTGGTTTTGGATGGGACCACGCTCGAGGAGCGGCAGGGGTTGAAGCTCGCCGACTATGCCGCGCATGGGGGTGGGTTTCCGGTGGTGCTGCGTGGGACCGGGTTGGTGGGGACGGTTGTGGCCAGCGGGCTGCCGCAGCGGGATGACCATGAGATGGTCGTCGCGGTGTTGGCGGAGGTGTTGGGGGTTACGGGCGTGGCTTTGGATTGA
- the nth gene encoding endonuclease III, with product MTTSKVARKKTTRKPLAPERISAILDVLAKTYPGVVCALNHRNAWELTIATILSAQCTDVRVNLVTPALFKMFPTPKAMAAASLPELEELIRTTGFFRNKAKSIQGASRVIVEEFGGKVPQTMEELLRLPGVARKTANVVLGSFYEIAVGVVVDTHVLRISRRLELTKEESPEKIERDLVKIIPQNRWIAFSHELIHHGRQVCIARKPRCVDCTLETLCNSGDKTWSSH from the coding sequence ATGACGACAAGCAAGGTGGCACGGAAGAAAACGACAAGGAAGCCTCTGGCTCCTGAGCGGATCTCGGCGATTCTGGATGTGCTGGCGAAGACCTATCCCGGCGTGGTGTGCGCGCTGAACCATCGCAACGCGTGGGAGTTGACGATTGCCACGATTCTCTCGGCGCAGTGTACGGATGTGCGCGTGAACCTGGTGACTCCGGCGCTGTTCAAGATGTTTCCCACGCCGAAGGCGATGGCTGCGGCTTCCCTGCCGGAGCTTGAGGAGCTGATCCGGACGACGGGATTCTTTCGCAATAAGGCTAAGTCGATTCAGGGCGCGTCGCGGGTCATTGTGGAGGAGTTTGGGGGCAAGGTTCCGCAGACGATGGAGGAGCTGCTGCGGCTGCCGGGTGTGGCGCGGAAGACCGCGAACGTCGTTCTGGGGTCGTTTTACGAGATTGCCGTGGGCGTGGTGGTGGATACGCATGTGCTGCGAATCTCGCGGCGGCTGGAGCTGACCAAGGAGGAGTCGCCGGAGAAGATCGAGCGGGATCTGGTGAAGATTATTCCGCAGAATCGGTGGATCGCCTTCTCGCATGAGCTGATTCATCATGGGAGGCAGGTTTGCATCGCGCGGAAGCCACGATGTGTGGACTGTACGCTGGAGACGCTGTGTAACTCAGGGGATAAGACCTGGAGTTCGCATTAG
- a CDS encoding Hsp70 family protein has protein sequence MCRTNPQAIGIDFGTTNSSVARAGNAAPATTVELTRFSNGSASSRSILYLEKVKGRVLSASGPAAIDRYLAAHGEGDHPGRLIQSLKSYLPSRSLTGTEVFGRHYTLEDLISRILTDLRLRAEQQFATPIRHATVGRPVRFVGAETPEDEEFALTRLRASFLRAGFESVEFELEPIGAAYSYQLTLDHDETILIGDFGGGTSDFSILTVGPTASRKILGTSGLPLAGDTFDAKIVRKLISPALGSDSLARGLNKTLPAVPAWIYANLERWHYLSFLRTRNVLEILTSAHKRALEPEKIQALLTLIDEDLGYQLHQAVQRTKIDLSRQEVSHFQFKDGSLDLRATVTRSEFEQWIAPELEQIAESIDSLLTSTGVAPASIDRVFLTGGTSFVPAVRHIFESRFPNRITTGNEFTSVAQGLALRALQS, from the coding sequence ATGTGTCGCACGAATCCTCAGGCCATCGGCATCGACTTCGGAACCACCAACAGCTCAGTCGCACGAGCCGGCAACGCCGCACCAGCCACCACCGTCGAGCTGACCCGCTTCTCGAACGGCAGCGCCAGCTCGCGCTCCATCCTCTACCTAGAGAAGGTGAAAGGCCGCGTCCTCTCCGCCTCCGGTCCCGCCGCTATCGACCGCTACCTAGCCGCGCACGGCGAAGGCGACCACCCTGGCCGCCTCATCCAGTCGCTCAAGTCCTACCTGCCCAGCCGCTCGCTCACCGGCACCGAGGTCTTCGGTCGCCACTACACCCTCGAAGACCTCATCTCCCGCATCCTCACCGACCTGCGCCTGCGCGCCGAGCAGCAGTTCGCCACGCCCATCCGCCACGCCACCGTTGGCCGCCCCGTCCGCTTCGTCGGGGCAGAAACTCCCGAAGACGAGGAGTTCGCCCTCACCCGTCTGCGCGCCTCCTTCCTCCGCGCGGGCTTCGAGTCGGTCGAGTTCGAGCTGGAACCCATCGGCGCGGCCTACAGCTACCAGCTCACGCTCGACCACGACGAGACCATCCTCATCGGCGACTTCGGCGGCGGCACCAGCGACTTCTCCATCCTGACCGTCGGCCCCACGGCCAGCCGCAAGATCCTCGGCACCTCCGGCCTGCCGCTGGCGGGCGACACCTTCGACGCCAAGATCGTCCGCAAGCTCATCTCCCCGGCGCTAGGGTCGGACTCGCTCGCCCGCGGCCTCAACAAAACGTTGCCCGCCGTCCCAGCCTGGATCTACGCGAACCTGGAACGCTGGCACTACCTCAGTTTCCTGCGCACGCGCAACGTGCTGGAGATCCTGACCAGCGCCCACAAGCGAGCACTGGAGCCGGAAAAAATTCAGGCCCTGCTCACCCTCATCGACGAGGACCTCGGCTACCAGCTCCACCAGGCCGTGCAGCGCACCAAGATCGACCTCTCCCGGCAAGAGGTCTCGCACTTCCAGTTCAAGGATGGCAGCCTCGACCTCCGGGCCACGGTCACGCGCAGCGAGTTCGAGCAGTGGATCGCCCCCGAACTCGAGCAGATCGCCGAGTCCATCGACTCGCTCCTCACCTCCACCGGCGTCGCCCCCGCCAGTATCGACCGCGTCTTCCTCACCGGCGGCACCAGCTTCGTCCCCGCCGTCCGCCACATCTTCGAGTCGCGCTTCCCCAACCGCATCACCACTGGCAACGAGTTCACCTCGGTCGCGCAGGGACTGGCCCTCCGCGCACTTCAGTCATAA
- a CDS encoding uroporphyrinogen-III synthase: MLPLAHRRILITRTRTQGSDLATQLEALGAETILIPTIEIAPPEDLAVLNQILSNLTTFDWLILTSANAVEALAQHKIPPTLKIAAIGPATAKALQSRGIHADLVPPKYVAESLAEALLPHAPAARMLLLRAAVARDYLPEALTAAGAHITIAEAYRAVIPKESIAALKHLLADPTHHPHAITFTSASTATNLTELLHAASLTLPETIARASIGPITTRTLRELNLPPQIEAQEATIPSLVEALAAYFASL; this comes from the coding sequence ATGCTCCCCCTAGCCCACCGCCGCATCCTCATCACGCGCACTCGCACCCAGGGCTCCGACCTCGCCACGCAACTCGAAGCCCTGGGAGCCGAAACTATCCTCATACCTACTATCGAAATTGCTCCCCCCGAAGACCTCGCGGTACTCAACCAAATCCTGTCCAACCTGACCACTTTCGACTGGCTCATCCTGACCAGCGCCAACGCCGTCGAAGCCCTTGCACAACACAAAATTCCCCCAACCCTGAAGATCGCCGCCATCGGCCCAGCCACCGCCAAAGCCCTGCAATCCCGAGGCATCCACGCCGATCTCGTCCCCCCAAAGTACGTAGCCGAATCACTGGCCGAGGCACTGCTCCCACACGCCCCCGCCGCCCGTATGCTGCTGCTCCGCGCCGCCGTAGCCCGTGACTACCTGCCCGAAGCCCTAACTGCTGCCGGGGCACACATCACCATCGCCGAGGCCTACCGGGCGGTCATTCCCAAGGAGTCCATAGCAGCCTTAAAGCACCTGTTGGCCGACCCCACACACCACCCGCACGCCATCACCTTCACCAGCGCATCCACGGCCACCAACCTGACCGAGCTGCTCCACGCCGCCAGCCTGACCCTGCCTGAGACCATCGCCCGGGCCTCCATCGGCCCCATCACCACCCGCACCCTGCGCGAACTGAACCTACCCCCACAGATCGAAGCTCAGGAAGCCACCATCCCCAGCTTGGTCGAAGCCCTGGCCGCCTACTTCGCCAGCCTCTAA